The Seriola aureovittata isolate HTS-2021-v1 ecotype China chromosome 16, ASM2101889v1, whole genome shotgun sequence genomic interval CAGGGTGTGCACGTCGAGGCGGAGCCGTTGTGTGTTTTGGATTTCTACATAGCAGAGAACTTGCAGCGACATGGCTACGGATTGGAGCTGTTTGATTTCGTGTTGCAGGTGAAGCCTTCCTCTCTCAGGGGCAAATTACTACAGACCAGACTCAGTGTAGTGGAGGGTGTTATTACAGTCACCTCTTTCCAGGCTCCTCAgttcaacaacatcaacagcttGATCGCTTGCCAAGACAAAtgtgatgaaacatttttgcTGTGACTGCATTCATGCATGATGAGGTTGCAAAAGGAGGCTGACCTGTGTGAAAGCTTTACAGCCTGACCCATACTGATATCAGTATTTTAATAGTTTATAAaactatgtgcatgtgttgatCAGGCCAATTTATCTGTCTCCAGTGTTCCTCTACATAGAAAAACCCTCTGGGTCTCAGGGATAATTTCACAGTATTTTAGGTTGATATTATCCATTTGAATTAGAGATGAAACGGTATAAAAATTTAATATCACAATTATAGTGACCAAAATTTTCACGGTTATCAATATTATTGCGGTATTGTTAAAATGTGCTGAAGTTTTTCAAAAAGTAATAACACACAACTTGAAATCAGTTCACCAAGTGAATGTATGTACCTAAACATTGAAATAATACATCTGTGTCTCAGATGAGGACAAGGGACCAGTAGCAGCACTAGGTCTGCCTGCTGCATGCTCACTCTGTAAACAAGGGAAAAGCAAAtgtcttattattattgttattattttccatgctgtgatgtctttcagagcacagacactgtaaacacacctgtcacctgtccagcatggtgctgttaaaccagaaacgcTGCAGCTACACTGctcagggatgaaagagtgagctgcagccccgaGATAagtttgaaaacacacaatctCAGATCAAAGTgtctcacacggaggctccgACACTGACAGGAGCACCAACCCAGTTTTATCCACTTTGTATGGCAGCTAGTAGATCACTCTTTCTctgctgtatctgtgtgtgcgctCTGTGGATCGTGTGACATCGATccgaacagaaaggcaaactcagCTGTAAAAGTAGTTGCCTTTTTAAGTGGGTTTACCCAcgtttggggaaaaaaaactcttacACCCACTAACTTTAGTGTGAAAAGGTTATGGAAGGGTGAAAACCCTTCCGAGGAGCTGTCCCTGCCTTCTGCCATGTTATATtgactgacacaaaacaaacccacTTTGCTTGCTGCGCATGTGTCTGCGAGACTGTTGCTGGCTGATGCGGTATAGAACCTAACATGAGTTAAATTAACCACTGGAATCGACCATGGTTATAGTGacaattaaaatttaaacagtgaTACTAACCGTCTGGCATTTCAAGCGTGAAACCAGTAACTGTTTCATCTCTACTTCATGTCTGACACATCATGATTTAGTTTTCctagttttttagttttttcaacATTCTAGTTCAACACATTTAAAGGCTAAAGTAGCTGCTCCACGTGACCACAGTCAAAGGCAGGTTGAGAACCTTCTGGTATAGAGAGAGGAATAATGGCGCACACCTTGTGAATTCAGATGAAGCACTTATGATCTGGGAAATGAGGGAAACTCTCAGCATCACCTCACTGGTCAGCCTCCTGTTTGTATCCATATTACAAATGACCAAACACTAATCAGCAACTACATGTTGGGTGTTCAGTGAAACACAGTAATGCACCAGCTGTACAGAGGTGTGAAAGTTCCCGTCTTTTGTCCTGATAATTCAACCCAAGTTTCCTGTCCTTCTAGTgctccagctgtcagtcacctTCATTTATGATTCTGACAGAGAACGGGGTTTCAGGAATCCTGGTTGTCTGAAATAGTGAATTTCACAGCTGGATTGTTGAAAAATGTACCAGTGTAGCGTATAAGTGCCGATGATGCCGACGGTTCATTTTCATGTGCTGTTTATCAGTGGttgcatgttttctctttttctgctgtAGCACAAGAATTTAGAGCCGGTGCTGATGGCGTATGACAGACCCTCTCCCAAACTCCTGTCTTTCCTGGCGAAGCACTACTGCCTGACACAAAGTGTTCCACAGGTACAGTCTCCACTCTCCTATCATGCTATCAGTGTGTGAATGGTTAATTCTCTCCTATCTACTGCACACTGTACTAAAACAAGTCTGTCCAACTTCCACTTCTACAGATGACGTCTCtttaatatattcatatatttccTCTGGGGCTCTggtgacacagagaaaatgacacaCGCTTTAATCTGACAGTGtgaaaatcttttctttcatgtgaCTTTCAGTGTGATTGCTCCACTTAATACAGTTATATATAGACACTGCCATCCCCCGCCTCTTTCCTTCAGTTTTGGCTGTTTGGAAGTAGATCTGTCACTGTGAGTGTTTAAAGtttctctccagacatgttttcaaaCTATGATCCATATTTTGTTGAACAtagttttcacacataaaaagtggagaaaaaaaacaaaaaaactggtGCTCAAGCTCATctacacagtgttagtggttgtgccaatgctgactctctctctctgtactgaaaaggtttcaggtttatttagccctgACTTAGCTCCCGATGTTAGAGCAATGTGAGCACAACTTACCaacataaattattattattaacaacaatgagctaatggacacatgaatttcccctaggggataaatcaagtatctatgtatctatccatttatccatccatccatctatctaaaTAGATGTCCATTAGACAAAAGCTTCAAACATTCAACAAGACACCGTGGTTTGACCTGGTGTGATCTCACATTCTTGTGAATAAGATATGTCAGGAACGGCCCGAGGGAATTTAATTACACCtgccacaaacattcacttgggctcaaggatgaactgatgagaatttggtggtcaaaggtcactgtgacctcaccaAACACGTTTTTGACCATTTTTCATACatcacaatttaacacaaatgacAAGTTGAAAGTCTTCAGACCTTTTACTTTGCTCACATCATGTTACAGCTTTAcgctaaaatcatttaaatccaTTTTTCCCTCATTAGTCGTCACTCAGTTCTCCATGacgacaaagagaaaacagacttttagacatttttgcaaatttattaaaaagtaaaattgaaatatcacattgacataagtattcagacactttactcaAGACTTAGTTGAagcagtgattacagcctcCAGTCTTTTTGGCTCTGATGTCTCAagctttgcacatctggatGGTGACAGTCGGTGTACAGACagtttcaggtctctccagatgTTGGACTGGGTTCAGGTCAGGACTCTGGCTGGTCCACTCAGggacattcacagagttgtcTCTCAGCCTCTCCTGTGTTGTCCTGGCTGTGAGCTTGaagtcattgtcctgttggaaggtgaaccttcaGCCCAGTCTCAGGTCCTGAactctggaccaggttttcattaaggatcTCTCTGTACTCTGTTCAGTCCCACTGTCCCCCCCGCAGCCTGATGCTgcctccaccatgcttcactgtttgGATGGTGTTGTTCAGGTGATGAGtggtgcctggtttcctccagacctGACTCTCAGAGCTGACACCAAACACTTCAGCCCTGGTTTAATTAGACCAGAGAATgtggtttctctcagtctcagagtCCTTTAGCTGCTTCTCTACAAACTGTCCCTGAGGAGAGGCTTCGTCTGGACTCTCAGACAGCCTCAACACAaccctgtctctgagctctgcagcagttcctTCCTCTGCATGGTTTCTactctgatctgcattgtcagctgtgagacctgatatAGACAGGCGTGTGCCTTTCtacatcatgtccaatcagccTAGCACAgatggactccagtcaaggtggAGAAACTTTTCAGATGGTCCAGAGAAATTAGTGAAACCTGAGCTAGAGTCAAGAGTCTAGTGTCacagtaaagtgtctgaataaaATTCAGTTTTGGCCTAGTTATTAGTTTTTTTATCAAGCTTTTCATGATTACTGtgatcaaaacacaaacacgtacTAAGTGAAATTGTGAAAGTCTTCAGACTTGTCAGTTTGCTCACGTTATGTTGCAATTGATGAGGGGAATATTTTTCTCATCATTAAgtctgcaacataacaaaatgtgaaagtgGGAAAACTTTCTGAGTGCAGTGTAAATGGGCCAATAAACACTACTAGCTCATTTAGCAGAATTCTCTACATCACTAATATCTAGTACAGTTGGTCTGTAATTAGCCATGAACTGCAAAGGCAGGAACACCAAGGTTGTGATTCTGTTCCTGGAAACCTCATCTTTATGACATAAGATTAACTCTGGGCTCGTTCATTTGCTGCAGGCAGTTGATGCGATCTAGGGCAGAGCTTTCTGTGAGGTGGCAAAAGTGTCACCCTTTTCCTCCTTACCTGGTCAACACTTGCTGCTCGTCCAGAAGAGGTCTGATTAACTCTGTGTGATACTGCCATGTTAATGTGAAGACAGTAAATCGAGCCATAgataaatttaaaaagacaaaacacatcacaacCTAGTGGtgctttttcttattcttttaaaGAAGTGGCTAAGATttgaagttcattcttgaccttggaaacagctgttgagtTTTTGACTTGCAGCCCCTGATTTGTCAGTATCTTGTGCTGTATAGCAAACATTTGGTGTcaataaaatggcaaaaaacatagTCTGCAGAAGAAGATGTGGACTGCTGTTAGCACAGATGTAAACTTGTAAAACTCCTAATTAAAATGATCAGGATCATCCTCTAGGCGGCGTGTAGGTGCTCAGCAAATTTCACCTGCCTGTTACAGTATGAGGTGTTCTATGTGCACACTTGAACATTAGGCTGAAATGTAGAGGAAGGTTCAATGAGTGTTCAAGGGTTCCCATGCATCCTGGAAAACCTGTTAAACAGTTGACCAGTTTTCCAGTCatggaaaatgagagaaaagtaaaatgacCTGGAAAATATTGTGTTGTCCTGAAAAAGGCAAAGTTATGTTCAGGATCATGTTGACGTTCAAATGGTTGGCTAGTTTATGGACAACAGTATTTTGAATAGGCTGCCATCAGTTTTGCTTGGTAATGCTGTGAATGCACCTAGAAGTCACATCACATTCTTTATATCCTTtaaatgtatgtacagtaagtCACTGTTGGCTGCTAACTGTGGTAGTTTTATGAGGTTAATAGGTTAATGTATTCTTCCTaacttgttttaaactgttgaatAACGGGTCAGCATGTTTGGTTCAGTTGCTTCCTAGCTTGTTTAGCCTGTAGCTAAAGGTTTAAAGTTTGTGATTCAGCTCTAGCAAAGGTTTCAAATGTGTGTTGGGTGTGAGGACCCACGTCACATAAAAACTATAGATATCCCAAGCTGATCAAAAGGGTCAGTATATCCAGGCATATTTTAATGAATTGGTATTGGCTCAGCATTTTGGCTGTTGGCTGAACTCAACAATTTTTTGtttatgaaaatgtgtgaatgtgaaaaatatgtgGGCACCCAGGGGCAACTGACTCTGAATTCTGATGTCTAGGTTGTCAAAATATACAGAGTAGGTAAGCTCCAACACTCTTTCTTATTAGCAATGATCACTGTCCAACACATTCAGGTAGCAGCTTCTAACGTTTGACCAGGTTCCTGTCACATTAACTGTCGCCCAGTAGACTCATTTTGATAACCTGTTTAACCTGTTCAGGCCAAAATGGCTCTTGTCAAATACTTGCATACTTGTACTTGTCAAAGATCATTTGTGAGGGAAGAAGCTCCACTACACCACGGTATGatcaaagtgtttttgtagttcCAACAGTCAGATTTTAGTGCTACTCTTAGTGCTTACTCTTTAGTGAAACCACCAGCTGATCACCTCATCAGTTTCAGGAGCCACATTCACATagactttaaataaagatggatgtagcctctgtaacgtcacccacaggtttctgaagagcagtcttatagctcagagtgagctgctctaccgttgccatcttggcagtgtctaAGTCCACCcctaagccttaataaaatgtaaacaggtgacttatataaacagttgtcatggaggaaattagctatagagaccaagactgtttttgtaccacgccgtaaacatgtttatttctgctgtaaagttggagtCAGACtttagtggtcattagaggaactgcggTGTTTACTCAAGACCAGCTCAAGTTCAAGGAAAGGTGTAAAAGGGAGTTGGCACAGTGTCTCTGCCAGAAAAGGGGCTACTGTCTGTCCTGTTTTGTGGCAGCTTGCCTTGATCATGTTGATGGCTATGGGAAACTCACTGCTTACCACACCTGTACAACAAGCTCAGTGAATTGTACACTCCCTAAAACAGCCTAACCCCTccaactagaattaccacctcatTTGTGTGAAggtttgtcataattgctgtgtgaagtctcaACTTAtagctaaaaagtgttttcggCGggcacactgaccttgacctttcaccacaaaaatctaatcagttcatccttgagtccaagtggacgtttgtgccaaatttgaaggaaGTTCCTTCAACGCAGTGCACAGATGTTGCTCTAACAAAgccaaaaccacattttgtgaggtcatgtGATCTTGccctttgaccaacaaaatctaatcagttcattcttaaGTCctagtgaatatttgtgcccAATATTCCATGAAGACATTACTGAGTTatcatgtccacgagaatgggatgtATGtatggatggacagacaacctgaaaatatTATTCCTGTCACCAGCGTAAAAGCATAAAAAGACAGGGGGATTAGGCTGAACACACAAGGTTACAGACACAAACTGAGTGAGTAATACCCTCTGTGTTGTTGTACTTTCTTACCTTCTTCATCAACCTTTTACTAACAGTTTGTGTCAtgcttgtctttgtttttattctgtccaGGTCAATAACTTCGTGGTGTTTGAGGGCTTCTTCCTCAACAGAGAAGGTAATTTTTTCACTACTCTGACCCTATTgctgtggtttttgttgttgtgaaagggattatgtctttgtttttcttctgtatgATAACATGAGCTAAAAGATGTGGGCAAGTGGGTGGCTTCAGACATGACATCCTTACTTGCTGAACCTGTGATCGGCCAGCGCTCTTGGTATTATTACATCCACCCTAAATCTGCTTTAACTGCTTCTTACCTTTGTTCTGCAGAACTGCTCCACATACTTTTGTGCATATGTTCTTGAGTTCAGttacatgacatcttttgcatGCTACAGCTTCAAAGTGAATTCTTGCTTTTTGCATCACAGCAAATTCATCTTTTtgttgtgggaaaaaaaaaaaaaaaagaacccacCCTCATTAGAGAGATACAAGTCTGAAGAAAGGGGACTCGACCCCAAAGTACTGATCTGCTTTTATTCCAATTCCAAAATCTTTTGTTTCACCAAACTCTCCCAGgctcaccctcctctcctctgacgGATCAGGGGATGTACAGCTTTTTGTAAggacttttctctctcttcttttctcatgTGTCCCCAGCATCTTGTACCCCTTCCTTTGTCCCATAATTAGGTCCATGTTATACGTATGATGCTCCTGGTCTCAtttatcttcttcctcttaatttttcagtcagtttcagttCCTCTTTCCCATCACATGTATTTATCTACCTACCTTTATAGGTACAATATATATTATGCAGCATATCATATATTCAACCTACTGTCGTAGCTGTCAGAGAGTATCCACAGAGAGCCACAACCTGTAGACCACCTCAAACCCCCACAGACCACTTGACCGACAGGAGAATACCTGCCTGTTTCCTGACCCTCCAGTGTCTCTGAATGTCCGTCAGTTTGTTAAAGTCAATTTAAGGTGCTTTGTGTGACACTCTGCCATCAATAAACCACATTAGTGTAATCACTCTAAACAATAAAACCATTGTTAAGAAGATTGGTAGCCTCTATACCAGTGTCTACACTGCATTTTGTAATGCATGCCATTAGCCTGGATTTTAAAAATTGCACAAAACCGGAACCAGGGTCTGTCTGCAGCTTGCTCCCTACAAAACACAGCCAGTCCAAGGCCATAGGTACAGCTGCAGCCCTGCAGAGACAGGCACACCCACTGTCTCATATTGGTGCTGGAATAGGAGCTTTTTAAATACCACAGTCTGTAAGACAGCATAGAAAAGATGTCATGGTATTCCTTTTGGGGATGcctgttttgaattttttttcagacCGATAGCCAACGCTCATTAACTAACCATTAACCATTAACCGACAATATTAGAATGTACTATTTAGAATGGAATACCAATACAAATGTTCTTTTCATAAAATGGGGCTTATTTTTACACGTGCAGAACTGGCATAATAGCCTAGACTCCCTGTGTcggaaaatattttataacttaaaataaatgGCAAATAGTAGCTAAACTTTCTAATGTATAAACAGtttaacaaaaggaaaacacattGAATCCTCCAGTGCAGAGAGCGCTGTAAGGAAAACCTCTTCCTCCGCTCTCGGCTAATTAATGATCAAAAACAGCCAACAGGTGAACAAAACTTAAACTTGTAATTGCATTTTTCAgacctcaaaataaaataaacaggccAGGTCtacctcagtcctcagcatAGTGGACAGCTTGTCTACTGGTGTTTGTTCAGAAATAGCAACATGTCAACATGCTGAGGAGTTAGTCTGGTGCGTAGTCCGATAACTGTGAGACCAGATGCGGAGAATACCCGCTCAGATGGTACCAATGTCCCAGGAATGCAGAGATGGCACCTCATTAGAGTGGCCAGCTTCAGGAAGTGCATCTGATTAGCTTTCCACCGGTCAAGATTATTAGTATCCAATGAGGGGGATTGTCGctcatatatgtatattttttaattgtttaactgATATTATTAATCAGTCAAAATTCTTATTGTCGGTTAACcgtaaaatgattaattattaacatCCCAAATTCCTTTAGCATTCCTTTAGCATTTAgcaagctcagagtgagctgctccactgtcgccatcttggcagtgcctgataTTACTATTGatattatttcataataataacactcataataataatggttGTGTTGTACTTGGTGTCTGCTGTACTGCTTGGTACTCTTGGACATGTTTTGTAGTGACTGTAAGCTAGAGAGATCACTTGACCAATGTAGTCAAAGCTTTTAGAGATGCAGTGGAAGAAGATGGtggaaaagttgtttttttttttttaacaaatacagcGTGTAATGAAGCTAGTGAACGTCTGAGACATGTTGTAAATGTAAGAAACATTGGTACTAACCCCATGGCCCATGTAAGATGGAGGCTGCCAATCATTTTAACCagagtttcatttatttttatcaaaggCACCACAGTGAATGTGATTAAGACTAAAACAGCATGTTAAGGCTACAAATCCACTTCTTAACAGAATCTGAATACTGGACTCTGGTGATCTTACACTGCTCAAGTGACTGAAGAACAACTATTTCCCACGGCCTGTCTTGTCTTTATGACACATGGTCCAGTTTGATTTTCAGGTTGTGTGAACAGACCTGCTCTGAGCTGTTGAAGATCTCAAGACCAGTATGTAAATTGTGTTTTCGAGTGGATCCTCCCTTTGAGCTTTCACCACCAGTATCCCAACCTTCACCACTAGATAATGTCACAGTCCTGGCAGAGGAAATGCTGTTAAGATATAGTTTGTAGAGGACGGTATGTAGGGCTGTGTTTCAGGAGGGAAGAGACCCTGTcgtgttctgtgtttctgttctgctctgaGTGTGTTCTCCTCCACAGCTGCCCAACTGAGAAAGGTTCCCCTAAAAAAGCCGGACGGAGAGATCAAACCCTACTCTATAATGGAGAGAGAAGgtaaacagttgtttttttttttgttgttatttgctgcagtatgaggaaaatattcagatatttttgtttttcataaaccTTGCaattaaatacagtaattaCTTGTTTAGTTCCTTGTTGGtacatcatttttaattgtaaaGGAGACAAGGCACTGAACTTCATATCTTTACCTGCATTATTGTATGGAGGAAAGGGCAATGGAAGGAGAATACCAGGGAAATGGAACAAGCATGAATGAAATTGCAAATTGTTAGGCAggttatttatttctcattgaCGTGTAGTTACTCCACCATCAAGACCTTGGTTTACTGTTTTCTGTGGCTCTTGGGAGTTTTCCAAAGTCTGACAAAAATAACCTACATAATACCATCAGGGTGAATATTTAACAAGCATGGAGGGTTGAACAAAAGACGCTGTAGAGATGCATCAGGATCCAGTGTTTTAAGAGTTAGACCCGTACAAGggacaaaaagagagagtgggaatatttcagcctctgctgcttcagttttacCCTCCTGTCTCTTACCTGTCTGTTCAAGGTCTTCCAGCTTTTTAGCAGTGCATTACTAAATCGCTGGACTAGTTAGTCATTAATAAGATGTGTGTCCACTAATCATCGCCTGTCAGTTGATACTAGACAAAAATAACTGCAGCGTAGGTCACTGATGTCAGCTGATTGCATCTTCTCACTTTCCTGTGCAGTGGTACGTCAGGAGCAGAGGGCTCTTCCCTGGCCATTTGCTCCTCCTCACTCCCCCCAGCGGTCGGTATCCTCCCAGTGCTCGCACTCCCTCA includes:
- the atat1 gene encoding alpha-tubulin N-acetyltransferase 1 isoform X7, whose translation is MEFPFDINQLFTERVSILDQTLVAGRKSAGRPDLQAHIATVIDELGRASAKAQQLTAPITSASKLQSQKHQLYLLKDGERNGGRGVVVGFLKVGYKKLFLLDRQGVHVEAEPLCVLDFYIAENLQRHGYGLELFDFVLQHKNLEPVLMAYDRPSPKLLSFLAKHYCLTQSVPQVNNFVVFEGFFLNREGSPSSPLTDQGMYSFFCPTEKGSPKKAGRRDQTLLYNGERSGTSGAEGSSLAICSSSLPPAVGILPVLALPQCGILPQQGAPSSRPNVCPWGQQGPEPTVPSRRALQGKTQQFPQ